A single window of Paenibacillus sp. SYP-B4298 DNA harbors:
- a CDS encoding FlxA-like family protein, producing the protein MKIQPISPVSPSAPSGGQSGQHSALERQILELQKQIANVKESKMEAKAKAEKIKELEAQISELQTQLSQQAMKERQKELEEAQRKMAEKLEREAREHAEPEQVQFSMQAKNLMKATQSLSEAETLRGVQSRLPTQEERDAFAPKVAAKAYEAQKELAKATEEQNRHAAEGHKRAAAAAESEDDAANTGASRGGSLVSFSHGDASAPVDAVESEMTTTPEGSMLTHGVPVPGEGSELTPASLQQQEADGQTKPPLPNSSPSIDIKA; encoded by the coding sequence ATGAAAATCCAACCCATCTCACCGGTCAGCCCTAGTGCACCGTCCGGCGGGCAATCCGGTCAGCATTCTGCGCTGGAGCGACAGATACTGGAGCTGCAAAAGCAGATTGCCAATGTCAAGGAGAGCAAGATGGAGGCTAAGGCCAAGGCAGAGAAGATCAAGGAGCTGGAGGCTCAAATCTCCGAGCTGCAGACACAGTTGAGCCAGCAGGCCATGAAGGAGCGCCAGAAGGAGCTGGAGGAAGCGCAGCGCAAGATGGCAGAGAAGCTGGAGCGTGAAGCGCGAGAACATGCCGAGCCAGAGCAGGTGCAATTTTCGATGCAAGCGAAAAATTTGATGAAGGCCACCCAATCGTTGAGCGAGGCCGAGACATTGCGCGGCGTTCAATCCCGATTGCCTACACAAGAGGAGCGCGATGCCTTCGCCCCTAAAGTTGCCGCCAAGGCGTATGAGGCTCAGAAGGAGCTCGCCAAGGCCACCGAGGAGCAGAACCGGCATGCGGCTGAAGGGCATAAGCGGGCTGCGGCAGCAGCCGAATCAGAAGACGATGCCGCTAACACAGGAGCCAGCCGTGGAGGCAGCTTGGTCAGCTTCTCTCACGGGGATGCCAGCGCTCCAGTCGATGCCGTAGAGTCCGAGATGACGACCACGCCAGAGGGCAGCATGCTCACGCATGGCGTTCCTGTGCCAGGCGAAGGCTCAGAACTGACCCCTGCCTCACTCCAACAACAGGAGGCCGATGGGCAGACCAAGCCTCCACTGCCCAACAGCTCTCCTTCCATCGACATCAAGGCCTGA
- a CDS encoding response regulator transcription factor, with protein MDMLKDKKILVVDDEPPLRQMLDALLRKEGFYRIYMAQDGASALACIRTDKPELVILDVMLPDMDGFELLAAIRRFSSVPVLYLSARGEDEDRLLGLGLGADDYMVKPFLPRELLLRVMAIMKRVYAPVVAESLPSFILGACSVDLEQATIQREGSELSLTPKERGLLLKLYENRGRIVTTDALCQAVWGDDAYSYENTLMVHIRRIREKIERDASSPQHLLTVRGLGYKLIVKEIT; from the coding sequence ATGGACATGTTAAAGGACAAAAAAATACTCGTTGTCGATGATGAGCCGCCTCTTCGCCAGATGCTGGATGCCTTGTTGCGCAAGGAAGGATTCTATCGCATCTATATGGCTCAGGATGGGGCGTCGGCTCTGGCTTGCATACGGACGGACAAGCCGGAGCTGGTTATTCTGGATGTGATGCTTCCAGACATGGACGGCTTCGAGCTGTTGGCGGCAATTCGCCGCTTCTCCAGCGTGCCGGTGCTGTACCTGTCAGCCAGGGGAGAGGATGAGGATCGCCTTCTGGGGCTTGGCCTGGGGGCGGATGATTACATGGTCAAGCCCTTCTTGCCCAGGGAATTGCTCCTGCGTGTAATGGCGATCATGAAGCGGGTCTATGCTCCAGTCGTTGCGGAGAGCCTGCCGAGTTTTATATTGGGGGCATGCAGCGTCGATCTGGAGCAGGCAACCATCCAGCGGGAAGGAAGCGAGCTCTCGCTCACACCCAAGGAGCGGGGCCTGCTGCTGAAGCTCTATGAGAATCGGGGCAGGATTGTGACCACCGATGCGCTATGCCAGGCTGTATGGGGCGATGATGCGTATAGCTATGAGAATACACTGATGGTGCATATTCGTCGCATTCGCGAGAAGATTGAGCGGGACGCCTCCAGCCCGCAGCATCTGCTGACCGTGCGCGGCCTGGGCTACAAGCTGATTGTGAAGGAGATAACCTAA
- a CDS encoding sensor histidine kinase, which produces MEGVVRILRRFMSMTLLMFVLLLVVNIALLAGLIFKNMNQRPSQDEVVRRVAADICNEADENMKCGSITEDLTAIGEKQEGSQAGEKAATASLYWLGAKGKRLLEEHGAWMLLLGSDGQVVANYELPDDIPRSYGVLDAVRFSRHYLLDYPVSSWQRGELLTIVGYPKTSVAKYQLALPVEWVSTLPQRALLLLLSNVLIGLLLALLIGMRMLKAIRPLARGILALSREEPVHVEPKGVLGDLAQSINSVSEKLQASSLALKQRDEARSNWIAGISHDIRTPLSMVLGYASELEEHDEVPAEQRQQAGIIRQQGEKLRHLVSDLNLVSMLEYEMQPLHIKTLRLSALARLAASDLLNHGLDARFSLSLREMDERVRVQGDERLLLRAISNLLNNSIRHNPQGCELFLAVCKKQDLPGRCELIVEDSGRGVPEEELPKLLDLPYSSARRRLAAGGHGLGLPMVARIAWAHQGRLELLPRSGGGLIARLELPCEE; this is translated from the coding sequence ATGGAGGGTGTTGTCCGTATCTTGAGGCGCTTTATGAGCATGACGCTGCTCATGTTCGTTCTGCTGCTGGTGGTGAATATCGCTCTGCTGGCAGGGTTGATCTTTAAGAATATGAATCAAAGGCCGTCGCAGGACGAAGTGGTGCGCCGTGTGGCAGCGGATATTTGCAATGAGGCAGACGAGAACATGAAATGCGGCTCTATAACAGAGGATTTGACGGCGATAGGAGAGAAACAGGAGGGCAGCCAAGCCGGGGAAAAGGCAGCGACGGCTTCCCTCTACTGGCTAGGAGCGAAGGGGAAGCGGCTGCTGGAGGAGCATGGGGCGTGGATGCTGCTGCTGGGCAGCGACGGGCAGGTTGTGGCGAACTATGAACTGCCGGATGACATTCCGCGCAGCTACGGTGTGCTGGATGCTGTCCGTTTCTCCCGCCATTATCTGCTGGATTACCCTGTGTCTAGCTGGCAGCGTGGCGAGCTGCTGACCATAGTCGGTTATCCTAAGACGAGCGTGGCGAAGTACCAGCTTGCTCTGCCTGTGGAATGGGTCAGCACGCTGCCGCAGCGGGCGCTGCTGCTGCTGCTTAGCAATGTGCTGATCGGGCTGCTGCTGGCGCTGCTGATCGGCATGCGCATGCTCAAGGCGATTCGCCCGCTAGCTCGCGGCATCCTTGCGTTATCGAGGGAGGAGCCTGTACATGTGGAGCCTAAGGGCGTGCTTGGCGACCTGGCGCAGAGCATCAACAGCGTATCGGAGAAGCTGCAGGCCAGCAGCCTGGCGCTGAAGCAGCGGGATGAAGCAAGGTCCAACTGGATCGCAGGCATCTCGCATGACATTCGCACACCGCTGTCGATGGTGCTCGGCTATGCAAGCGAGCTGGAGGAGCATGACGAAGTGCCTGCTGAGCAGCGTCAGCAGGCCGGAATTATTCGCCAGCAGGGCGAGAAGCTTCGTCATCTGGTCAGTGACCTCAATCTCGTCTCGATGCTGGAGTATGAGATGCAGCCGCTCCATATCAAGACGCTGCGACTGTCTGCCCTGGCACGTCTGGCGGCATCCGACCTGCTGAATCATGGGCTGGACGCCCGCTTTTCACTTTCACTTCGGGAGATGGACGAGCGTGTCCGTGTCCAGGGAGATGAACGGCTGCTGCTGCGGGCGATCTCCAATCTGCTGAATAACAGCATTCGCCACAACCCGCAGGGCTGCGAGCTGTTTCTTGCTGTCTGCAAGAAGCAAGACCTTCCTGGTCGCTGTGAGCTGATTGTGGAGGATAGCGGCCGGGGGGTCCCGGAGGAGGAGCTGCCCAAGCTGCTCGACCTGCCCTACTCCTCGGCGCGCCGTCGTCTGGCCGCGGGCGGGCATGGACTGGGACTTCCGATGGTTGCACGCATCGCCTGGGCGCATCAGGGAAGGCTGGAGCTGTTGCCTCGCAGCGGAGGCGGGCTGATCGCTAGGCTGGAGCTTCCGTGCGAGGAATGA
- a CDS encoding ABC transporter ATP-binding protein, protein MGNDTIVSTARLTKAATGGYRVRDLNLRVGEGEIYGFLGPNGAGKSTTLKMLLGLAKPTSGQITIFGQELANHRQPILSRIGSLIESPSYYGHLTGLENMRVMQRLRGVAAKQISEALRTVRLEQHQHKRVDHYSLGMKQRLGIAMALLASPKLLILDEPTNGLDPAGIGEIRELIKSLPGRYGMTVLLSSHLLSEIEQIATSVGIIHHGELLFQGSMEELRAMGQPQLSIKTEHLNAAYRLLQSKGIFPEIRNGRLYIKLLADDLAAGLNRMLVENGFPVIRLEEHGRSLEELFLELTGGERSL, encoded by the coding sequence GTGGGGAATGACACCATCGTATCCACCGCCCGGTTGACCAAAGCAGCGACAGGCGGCTATCGGGTGCGCGACCTGAATCTGCGGGTTGGAGAAGGAGAAATATACGGGTTTCTGGGACCCAATGGAGCTGGCAAATCGACCACGCTCAAAATGCTGCTCGGCCTCGCCAAGCCCACCAGCGGCCAGATTACAATCTTTGGCCAGGAGCTGGCGAATCATCGCCAACCGATTCTGAGCCGCATTGGTTCTCTGATCGAGTCGCCCTCCTACTACGGACATTTGACCGGACTGGAAAATATGCGGGTGATGCAGCGGCTGCGCGGAGTAGCTGCCAAGCAGATCAGCGAAGCGCTGCGCACCGTTCGCCTGGAGCAGCATCAGCACAAGCGGGTTGACCATTATTCGCTCGGCATGAAGCAGCGGCTCGGTATCGCCATGGCACTGCTTGCCTCGCCGAAGCTGCTGATCCTCGATGAACCGACGAACGGGCTCGACCCCGCAGGAATCGGAGAGATTCGGGAGCTGATCAAGTCGCTCCCTGGTCGCTATGGCATGACCGTGCTCCTATCGAGCCATCTGCTATCGGAGATCGAACAGATCGCTACCTCTGTCGGCATTATTCACCATGGGGAGCTGTTATTTCAGGGCAGCATGGAGGAGCTGCGCGCGATGGGCCAGCCCCAGCTCTCGATCAAGACAGAGCATCTGAATGCTGCCTACCGATTGCTCCAATCCAAGGGGATATTCCCGGAGATACGGAACGGACGCTTGTACATCAAGCTGCTCGCCGACGATCTGGCTGCCGGGCTGAACCGGATGCTCGTAGAGAACGGCTTCCCTGTCATCCGCCTGGAGGAGCATGGGCGTAGCCTGGAGGAGCTGTTCCTTGAGCTGACCGGAGGGGAGCGCTCATTATGA
- a CDS encoding hybrid sensor histidine kinase/response regulator: MSNYVRMNSQRLLSHYKTWMFLALFIIVLFGLRVVWYMDNAVGDQPIAENGVLDVRHWKFDNQNTIYLNGQWEFYPSQLLDRDSIRAGQGGEPILISVPGTWKEALPAGSTDHYGYGTYRLRILLGEPIHPAYRIWVQRIEAASVLEINGVTMSPIGRITADEQSYMPDNRSYTDRFDSEGAEEVELIIRVANFDSPTKGGIIESIRFGTEAAVDFERMYSIGFQMIAYVILMLHALYAGILYLLNSRNKVFLVFFLLLFFAGLTIVSDDDSLLRLWLSLNYTWSLKFRFLAYLWVAFFMVLLTRSFSATRTTGIGFRMYAAALCLYTLFLLASPINAVMYANDTFRPLLLLYLLPTLWVLYRIASMLRSNREDVIFLLIASTSIVSSISWGVITGILKLYPTYYPLDIIGALIGFSSYWFKRYFRNTEENAKLTEQLQQADKLKDQFLANTSHELRTPLHGMLSIAQTIAANEQQTLSKKSAQDLDLLLTIGRRMSHLVNDLLDMVLLKDQQIVLQREPLQLQSIASGVIDMLQFMVRSKSVRLQLNLSDKMPPVYADEKRLMQILINLVHNAIKFTEQGTITIAAEIQMGQAIITVTDTGTGMDEETQRRIFTPYEQGDEHLGNSSGIGLGLSICKQLVELHGGSIGVISKPGEGSSFSFQLPLYDPSRSDAPNRTDTVAAIAKSPAQSLTNSRDTGSHSEVWQPMAHSKPMIAAGNVHILAVDDDAVNLQVLASILSGPQYSIHTVLSGKEALELLHTRRWDLLISDVMMPYMSGYELTRQVREHYTLSELPVLLLTARSAPEDIYTGFLAGANDYVAKPVDALELKYRVWALTSLKQSVSDSLRMEAAYLQAQIQPHFLFNTLNALLALSDLDPERMRSLGEALIAYLRISFDFLNSEQLVPLSHELELVEAYLYIEQERFEDRLSVIWQVEPDLELMLPPLCIQPLVENAVKHGLLQQARGGTVVIKMTRTEEGVRVEVRDNGKGMEPEYALHLLDPSQRGAGGIGLLNTNRRLTQLYGRGLAIQSKPGEGTSVTFVIPRTEAPA, encoded by the coding sequence ATGTCGAACTATGTACGCATGAATTCACAACGATTACTCTCCCACTATAAAACCTGGATGTTCCTTGCGCTGTTTATCATCGTTTTGTTTGGCCTGCGCGTTGTATGGTATATGGACAATGCGGTAGGAGACCAGCCTATAGCCGAGAATGGCGTTCTGGATGTGCGCCACTGGAAATTCGATAATCAAAATACAATCTACCTCAATGGTCAATGGGAATTCTATCCTAGCCAGTTGCTCGACCGGGACAGCATCCGTGCGGGACAAGGGGGCGAGCCGATACTGATCAGCGTACCGGGAACCTGGAAGGAAGCGTTGCCTGCTGGCTCAACGGATCATTACGGCTATGGCACCTACAGACTGCGGATATTGCTGGGCGAGCCGATTCATCCAGCCTACCGCATCTGGGTACAACGGATCGAAGCAGCTTCAGTGCTCGAGATCAACGGAGTGACCATGTCACCGATTGGCCGCATCACTGCGGACGAGCAGAGCTATATGCCGGATAACCGCTCATATACGGACCGCTTTGATTCTGAGGGTGCAGAAGAGGTGGAGCTGATTATTCGCGTAGCCAACTTCGATTCCCCTACCAAGGGCGGTATTATTGAATCGATTCGCTTTGGCACCGAGGCGGCCGTCGATTTTGAACGCATGTACTCGATCGGTTTTCAGATGATTGCCTATGTCATTTTGATGCTCCACGCCCTGTATGCCGGCATTTTATATTTGCTTAATTCGCGAAATAAAGTGTTTCTGGTCTTTTTTCTGCTGCTGTTTTTCGCGGGGCTAACCATCGTATCCGATGATGATTCCTTGCTGCGCCTCTGGCTGTCGCTCAACTATACATGGAGCCTCAAGTTCCGCTTTTTAGCGTACTTGTGGGTAGCTTTCTTCATGGTGCTGTTGACCCGGAGCTTCTCCGCGACGAGAACCACCGGCATCGGCTTTCGGATGTACGCCGCTGCGCTCTGTCTCTATACGTTGTTCCTGTTGGCTAGCCCGATTAATGCTGTGATGTACGCCAATGATACCTTCCGACCTCTGCTGCTGCTGTACCTGCTGCCTACGCTGTGGGTTCTCTATCGCATCGCTTCCATGCTGCGGAGCAATCGGGAGGATGTCATCTTCCTGCTGATCGCCTCAACCAGCATCGTGTCGAGCATTTCTTGGGGGGTTATTACCGGCATCCTTAAGCTCTATCCCACCTACTATCCGCTCGACATCATTGGAGCGCTCATCGGTTTCTCCTCCTACTGGTTCAAACGCTACTTCCGCAACACAGAGGAGAACGCCAAGCTCACCGAGCAACTGCAGCAGGCAGATAAGCTGAAGGATCAATTCCTCGCCAACACATCGCATGAATTGCGCACGCCGCTGCATGGGATGCTCAGCATCGCGCAGACGATCGCCGCCAACGAGCAGCAGACCTTGAGCAAGAAGAGCGCTCAGGACCTTGATCTGCTGCTGACCATTGGCCGCAGAATGTCGCATCTGGTGAATGATCTGCTTGACATGGTACTCTTGAAGGATCAACAGATCGTATTGCAACGCGAGCCGCTGCAACTGCAATCCATCGCCTCCGGCGTCATCGATATGCTGCAGTTCATGGTACGCAGCAAGTCAGTGCGGCTGCAGTTGAACCTATCCGACAAGATGCCGCCTGTCTATGCGGATGAGAAGCGGCTGATGCAAATCTTAATTAATCTGGTACATAATGCGATCAAATTCACGGAGCAAGGCACCATCACCATCGCGGCGGAGATTCAGATGGGGCAGGCGATCATCACTGTCACCGATACAGGGACGGGGATGGATGAGGAAACACAACGCAGAATATTTACTCCGTATGAGCAAGGGGATGAGCATCTGGGCAATAGCAGCGGCATCGGGCTGGGTCTAAGCATATGCAAGCAGTTAGTGGAGCTGCATGGCGGGAGCATCGGCGTCATCTCCAAGCCTGGAGAAGGCTCCTCCTTCTCGTTCCAGTTGCCGCTCTACGATCCCTCCCGTTCGGATGCGCCCAATAGGACAGATACGGTTGCTGCAATTGCCAAGTCGCCTGCGCAGAGCCTCACGAATTCACGGGATACGGGGAGTCACTCGGAGGTATGGCAGCCGATGGCCCATTCCAAGCCGATGATTGCCGCGGGCAACGTGCATATTCTGGCTGTGGACGATGATGCGGTTAACCTGCAGGTACTCGCCAGCATTCTATCTGGCCCCCAGTATTCTATCCATACCGTGCTCTCGGGCAAGGAAGCGCTGGAGCTGCTGCATACAAGACGCTGGGACTTGCTGATCTCCGATGTGATGATGCCGTATATGTCGGGTTATGAGCTGACTAGACAGGTACGGGAGCACTATACGTTATCCGAGTTGCCCGTGCTGCTGCTGACCGCTCGCAGCGCTCCCGAAGACATCTATACCGGTTTCCTTGCCGGGGCCAATGATTATGTCGCCAAGCCTGTGGATGCACTGGAGCTGAAATACCGGGTCTGGGCGCTGACCTCGCTGAAGCAGTCGGTCAGCGACAGTCTCCGTATGGAGGCTGCTTACCTGCAGGCTCAGATACAGCCGCATTTTTTGTTTAATACGTTGAACGCACTCCTCGCTCTAAGCGACCTGGACCCAGAGAGGATGCGATCCCTGGGCGAAGCACTGATTGCCTATCTGCGCATTAGCTTTGATTTTCTGAACTCCGAGCAGCTCGTGCCGCTCTCGCATGAGCTGGAGCTGGTGGAAGCGTACCTGTATATCGAGCAAGAGCGGTTCGAGGATCGGCTCAGCGTCATCTGGCAGGTGGAGCCGGACCTTGAGCTGATGCTTCCGCCGCTCTGCATTCAGCCATTGGTGGAGAATGCCGTCAAGCACGGTCTGCTGCAGCAGGCTCGCGGCGGTACCGTGGTGATCAAGATGACGAGGACGGAGGAAGGAGTACGCGTTGAGGTGCGGGATAACGGCAAGGGCATGGAGCCGGAGTATGCGTTGCATCTGCTGGACCCATCCCAGCGGGGAGCAGGCGGGATTGGCCTGCTCAATACGAACCGAAGGCTGACTCAGCTATACGGCCGGGGGTTGGCCATTCAGAGCAAGCCTGGGGAAGGAACCTCCGTAACGTTCGTCATTCCTCGCACGGAAGCTCCAGCCTAG
- a CDS encoding ATP-binding protein codes for MENKAVNEVKIAMEQAQQKIVRTAAVGTEQGEGLEQEGRTRTGLEQHTAVQEPERLGESRRERKHAEAVERGNRPGAAPVIYRYEQQEAHRIDRYELVARVIEGISQTLLRHCGVRYELYSSGDPNMEYWKLLEEDVRRQDSGVEHVARIFDMLEEKTFEYEDDRTEPQYSVHRAVHNNVFVYPKWGVALARVPVFREHGIGSDDYVFAVSDDKLRDFLANVRVRQREQNMRQVTVFTDTRHGISTDLEPITRGVGRDEVVLKSELKKEIFRSLDQFFAADRSFYRTYDIPYKRGILLYGQPGNGKTTLVKSIAGSVPGPVAYWQITEHTSSESVEEVFKSAVRLAPMVLVIEDIDSMPQEVRSYFLNTLDGATSKEGIFLIGTTNYPEKIDPGLMNRAGRFDRAYEIGLPDQELREQYLRQRGFGQFAGEEGLAEAAQLTRDFSLAQLSELYVTAALEWHEGEPVQVDQLVQAMKEELDKGRKGAWLKSDQQRLGFY; via the coding sequence TTGGAGAACAAGGCAGTTAACGAAGTGAAGATAGCGATGGAGCAGGCTCAGCAGAAGATCGTCAGGACAGCAGCAGTAGGGACGGAGCAAGGCGAGGGGCTGGAGCAGGAGGGGAGAACTCGCACTGGGCTTGAACAGCATACTGCCGTGCAGGAGCCGGAGCGCTTAGGAGAGTCTCGGCGCGAGCGAAAGCATGCTGAGGCTGTAGAGAGAGGGAACCGGCCGGGAGCGGCGCCGGTTATCTACCGCTATGAGCAGCAAGAGGCTCATCGGATCGACAGGTATGAGCTGGTGGCGCGGGTGATTGAGGGGATCTCGCAGACGCTGCTGCGGCATTGCGGTGTGCGATATGAGCTGTATTCGAGCGGCGATCCCAATATGGAATACTGGAAGCTGCTGGAGGAGGATGTGCGCAGGCAAGACAGCGGCGTGGAGCATGTGGCTCGCATCTTCGATATGCTGGAGGAAAAAACCTTCGAGTACGAGGACGATCGCACTGAGCCGCAGTACAGCGTCCACCGTGCTGTCCACAATAATGTGTTCGTCTATCCGAAGTGGGGGGTAGCGCTGGCGCGCGTCCCTGTCTTCCGCGAGCATGGCATTGGCAGCGATGACTACGTGTTCGCTGTGTCGGACGACAAGCTGCGGGACTTCCTCGCCAACGTGCGGGTACGGCAGCGGGAGCAGAATATGCGCCAGGTCACGGTGTTCACGGACACTCGGCATGGCATCTCGACCGACCTTGAGCCGATTACGCGGGGAGTAGGGCGGGACGAGGTCGTCCTGAAGAGTGAGCTGAAGAAGGAAATCTTCCGTTCGCTGGATCAGTTTTTTGCGGCGGATCGCAGCTTCTACCGCACGTATGATATTCCGTACAAGCGGGGCATTCTGCTCTATGGGCAGCCGGGCAATGGCAAGACGACGCTCGTCAAATCGATCGCAGGCAGCGTGCCGGGACCGGTCGCTTATTGGCAGATTACGGAGCATACGAGCAGCGAGTCCGTGGAGGAAGTGTTCAAGTCGGCGGTGCGGCTGGCGCCGATGGTGCTGGTCATTGAGGACATCGACTCGATGCCGCAGGAGGTGCGCTCCTACTTCCTCAACACACTGGATGGAGCCACCTCGAAGGAGGGCATCTTTCTGATCGGCACGACCAACTACCCGGAGAAGATCGATCCGGGGTTGATGAACCGTGCTGGCCGCTTCGATCGCGCGTATGAGATCGGGCTGCCGGATCAGGAGCTGCGGGAGCAGTATCTGCGTCAGCGCGGGTTCGGACAATTCGCAGGCGAGGAGGGGCTTGCCGAGGCGGCGCAGTTGACTCGCGACTTCAGCCTGGCCCAGCTTAGCGAGCTGTATGTGACGGCGGCGCTGGAATGGCATGAGGGCGAGCCGGTTCAGGTGGATCAGCTCGTGCAAGCAATGAAGGAAGAGCTGGACAAGGGACGCAAGGGAGCCTGGCTCAAGTCGGATCAGCAGCGGCTCGGATTCTACTGA
- a CDS encoding RtcB family protein yields the protein MSMNYIHEVKLPAGDLQVYAGAKLFQSLDYKIFEMANNNLQIPNIQFMSYTPDVHVGVGTCIGTTAVWSCEDGYVSPSIVGSDIGCGMRVQLTNLHSRDLQDVNVRRKLVRAIEKLLPMESHPRGHFSDIRLEHVVTKGLHGLPGKYIPDSYTPKRSTSLTHVESSRFAFDESVLSTMPEQAIHRAHRQLGTLGGGNHFVEIQAIEIAESQRSIAEAWGLYDGQIAVMIHSGSRAWGAAVNQQCTEPMRRTMGQLGLGTADPKLVFAPLDHPDGERYVNLMYSALNYAVVNRHLIGYAVREAFRSVLGTGCEMRTLYDLMHNYAWEERTRGGRVFVHRKGATRALPPGHPDNPKPYMATGHPALIPGSMGTSSYLMVGRPQGEDNYYSICHGAGRIRSRSATKQLVSVQEFERALKVGSADEIVVNQRSLASIIDESPQAYKNVDDIIESVTGAGLADVVAQCKPLAAVKGAR from the coding sequence ATGTCTATGAATTACATTCATGAGGTGAAGCTTCCGGCTGGGGACTTGCAGGTCTATGCAGGCGCGAAGCTGTTTCAATCCTTAGATTATAAAATTTTCGAGATGGCCAATAACAATCTGCAAATCCCGAACATTCAATTCATGAGCTACACGCCAGATGTCCATGTAGGCGTAGGAACCTGTATCGGTACGACAGCGGTATGGAGCTGCGAGGATGGCTATGTGTCGCCGTCGATCGTCGGCAGCGACATCGGATGCGGCATGCGTGTTCAACTGACGAATCTGCATAGCCGCGACCTGCAGGACGTCAACGTGCGACGCAAGCTGGTGCGGGCGATCGAGAAGCTGCTGCCGATGGAGTCGCATCCGCGCGGGCATTTCTCAGATATTCGCCTGGAGCATGTGGTAACGAAGGGGCTGCATGGCCTGCCAGGCAAATACATCCCGGACAGCTACACGCCGAAAAGGTCGACCTCGCTCACTCATGTGGAATCCAGCCGGTTTGCCTTCGATGAATCGGTATTGAGTACGATGCCTGAGCAGGCGATCCACCGCGCTCACCGTCAGTTGGGAACGTTGGGCGGGGGCAATCATTTCGTAGAAATTCAGGCAATAGAGATTGCGGAGTCGCAACGGTCGATAGCTGAGGCGTGGGGGCTGTATGATGGTCAGATCGCCGTCATGATTCATTCGGGCTCGCGCGCATGGGGAGCGGCGGTCAACCAGCAGTGCACCGAGCCGATGAGACGGACGATGGGACAGCTCGGGCTGGGGACGGCTGATCCGAAGCTGGTGTTCGCGCCGCTTGATCATCCTGATGGAGAGCGATATGTGAATCTGATGTACTCGGCGCTGAATTATGCGGTCGTCAATCGCCACCTGATCGGCTATGCGGTGCGTGAAGCGTTCCGCAGTGTGCTGGGCACAGGCTGCGAGATGCGGACGCTGTATGATCTGATGCACAACTATGCATGGGAAGAGCGCACCCGAGGCGGTAGAGTGTTTGTCCATCGCAAGGGAGCGACCAGGGCGCTGCCACCCGGCCACCCGGATAATCCGAAGCCCTATATGGCGACCGGTCATCCGGCGCTGATTCCCGGCTCGATGGGCACGTCCTCCTATCTGATGGTCGGGCGCCCCCAGGGCGAGGACAATTATTACTCAATCTGCCATGGAGCAGGCCGCATCCGGTCGCGCTCGGCGACAAAGCAACTGGTGAGCGTACAGGAGTTTGAACGGGCTCTGAAGGTAGGCAGCGCGGACGAAATTGTCGTGAATCAGCGGTCACTGGCCTCGATTATCGATGAGTCGCCGCAAGCCTATAAGAACGTGGATGATATTATTGAGAGTGTTACGGGAGCAGGGCTGGCGGATGTGGTTGCCCAGTGCAAGCCGCTTGCCGCAGTGAAAGGAGCCAGATAA